GCTCAGGCTACGTCGGACAGGCCTTCCAACACTTCCTGCAGGATCAGGGGATTGCCTTCACCTCGCTCTCCCGCTCCTCGGTCGACTACACCCGTCGCGAAATCCTCCTTTCCACCCTTCGCTCCGGCAAACCCGACTTCCTCATCAACTGTGCCGGATACACCGGCAAGCCCAATGTCGACGCCTGCGAGGACGACAAGGCCGCCTGCCTTTTCGGCAATGCCGTCCTGCCCGGCATCATCGCCGAAGCCTGCCGTGAGACCGGCACGCCCTGGGGACAGGTCTCGTCGGGCTGCATTTACAATCATCGGCGTGCCGACGGAGCCGGCTTTACCGAGACCGATGCACCCAACTTCTCCTTTCGCACCAACAACTGCAGTTTCTACAGCGGAACCAAGGCACTCGGAGAGGAAATCCTCGCCGGCGATGACAATTGCTACGTCTGGCGACTCCGCATCCCCTTCAATGAGGTCGACTCGCCCCGCAACTACCTGACCAAGCTGATGCGCTACGATCGCCTGCTCAAGGCGGATAATTCGCTTTCGCAACTCGACGAGTTTGTCCGCGCCTGTTGGGAATGCTGGGCCCGACGGGTGCCGGCCGGGGTCTACAATATGACCAATCCCGGGCATGTCACCACTGAGGAGGTGGTCGACCTGATCCGTGCGAGCGGCGTCTGTGACAAGACCTTCAGCTTCTTTGACGATGAATCCGAATTCATGCAGAAGGCTGCCCGCACCCCCCGCTCCAATTGTGTTCTCGACACCTCGAAGCTCGCCGCCACCGGTATCCGGATGACTGAAGTCCACCAAGCCGTCGAGCAGGCACTGAAGAACTGGCGTACCGCCTGACCGCCGCCCCCGGCCACCGCCTTCCGACCGCCATGGCCACCCCCAACCCGTCTTCCGAGAAGTCGTTTCCGACGAACAGTCCGCTCATCTTCCTTTCCGCCGGGCATACGGCCCACGCCCGGGAAAACACCGGGATCCAGCGGGTGACGCGGTCTCTGGCCCGGGAACTCCAGGAGTCCGGCCTGCAAATCGAGTTGATCGAATGGGTGCCTTCAAAGCGTCGGTTCGTCATCCTCGACGACACTGCCCGACGCAATCTGGCCCGCGACGGGGGTCCGCCCTTCACCCCCCTCAACGACCTCCTCAACCGCGTCCTCCCCGACCTGACGGGCTCCGTGTCCGGAGCGACCTTCGAAGGCGGGAGGTCTTCCACCGCATTCCCGTCGCTTGGAGATGAACGGATTCATCAATTTGAGCAGATCGTCCAGTCGATCCGTCACCCGATTCCCGCCGTTCCTCGGCTGATCGATCACCTGCCGATTCCGCGCTCCGGCCGGCGAAGCCTGCGCCGAGGTCTCCGGCGGGTGATCAACTTCGCCGTGCAGGTCAGGGACCGGCGGCGAATCCGACGCTATACCCGTGAACTCGTCGCCCTCCGTCGGCTCTACGACCGGATGACCCGGCAGATCGTGCGCCTCACGCAACTGCAGAAGGATCGGGCGTTCAATCTCGCCGCCATGGAACGCGACGCCTGGCGCTACAAGCAGACACGGGACTCCCTTGCGAGAGCGCAGGACGAAGCCGCCGGTTCCCCTGCTCCGCCACAGGACCCAAAGGAGTCTTCGATGATTCCACCGGGCACCGGGATTCACCGGCCCCCGGCCAACCAAGGGGAACTCTACTCGCTGGCCATGCGACTTGATTCCGGACGCTTCAACCCCCCGAAAGGATCCTGGATCGTCGTCCCCGAGTTGATGAAACCGGATGAGATGAAAGGCGTGGTTCGCTACTGCCGCCGCCGGCACCTGAAACTCGCCGTCATTTTCCACGACGCCATCGCGGTCACCCATCCCGAACTCGTGTCCGAATCAATCCGCCAGGGGCACGCCGACTACATGCGCCACCTCTGCCGGGCCGACCGGATCCTCGCTGTTTCACGCCAATCCGCCGAGGATCTGGAAGCGTTTGCCCGGGATCGGCAGATCGCCCTGCCCGCCATCTCGATCTGTGCAAACGGGGCCTCCTTTCAAGGAAAACTGGACTTCCAGGATCCGCCCCCCTTTCCTCCGATCCGGGCCATTTGTGTCGGCACAATCGACCCGCGCAAGAATCACCGCACCCTGCTTTCCGCGCTCGAGCGCATCCATCGCGACCATCCCGAGCTTGATCTGCGCTTCACCCTCATCGGCAATGCCTATTCGGGGGCCGAAGATCTGGTCGAGCTGGTCCATGCGGCCACTCGAAGGCTCCCCGGACTCTCCTGGCTCCAGGGCGTCAGCGATGACGCCCTCATCGAGGCCTACCGGTCCGCCCATTTCACCGTCTTCCCCTCGCTCCTCGAAGGATTCGGACTGCCTGTCCTGGAAAGCATCTGGCACGGCCGCCCCTGCATCTGTTCCCATACCGGCGCCACCGCCGAACACGCGACCGGCGGCGGCTGTCTCCCCGTCGATGTCACCGACCCCGAGGCCCTCGCCGGGGCCATCATCCGGTTGGCCGGAGACCATGCCCTGCGTCAACGATTGACGGAGGAGGCGAAATCCCGCCTAGTTCGAACCTGGAAGGATCAGGCCATCGACCTGGTCGAACACCTTCAGCCCGAACGACCGACGGCTCAACCGGAAGTCGCCGAAACCGATTTTCAAAGACCATGAACATTCTCGTTACCGGCGGCTGCGGCTTTATCGGCAGCAACCTTGTCCGCTATCTCCTGACCGCGACCGACGGCGCCGCCACCCGGGTCGTCAACCTCGACCTGCTCACCTATGCCGGGAATCCGACCAGCCTCGCCGACCTCGCAGGTCGTCCCGATTACCGATTCGTCAAGGGCGACATCGGCGATCAGGAACTGGTCGGGCGGTTGCTGAGGGATAACCGGATCGACCTCGTCCTCAACCTCGCCGCCGAGTCCCACGTCGACCGGTCGATCGATTCACCCGAGCCCTTCATCCGGACCAACGTAACCGGCACCCTCGGGCTGCTGGAGGCCGTCCGCCACTACCTCAGGGACCTCGACCCCGCCGCCCGCGAGGCCTTTCGCCTCCTCCATGTCTCGACCGACGAGGTCTACGGTTCCCTCGGACCTGACGATCCCTCTTTCTGTGAGACCACTGCCTACGCGCCGAACAGCCCCTACGCGGCCTCGAAGGCTTCGGCCGATCACCTCGTCCGGGCCTACCACCACACCTACGGCCTTCCCTTCCTCACCACGAACTGCTCGAACAACTACGGCCCCTACCAGTTCCCCGAGAAACTGATCCCGCTGATGATCCTCAACGCGCTCGAGGGCAAACCCCTGCCCGTCTACGGCGACGGGGCCAATGTCCGCGACTGGCTCTACGTCGGAGACCACTGCAGCGCCCTCTGGCTGGTCGCCCGCCAAGGCCGGCCCGGCCAGACCTACAACATCGGCGGCGCCTGCGAACACCCCAATATCACAATTGTGAATACGCTCTGCCGGCTGCTCGATCAGCGCCGGCCACGTCCGGAGGGGCCCTACACCGACCTTATCAAGTACGTGAAGGACCGGCCGGGCCACGACCGGCGTTACGCCGTCGATTTCGGCAAACTCCACCGGGAACTCGGCTGGGCGCCCACCCGCACCCTCGAGACCGGGTTGGCCGAGACTGTCGACTGGTATCTGGGTCACCAGGAATGGTGTGCGGATATAAGCGAGAATCGCTACCAGCGCCAGCGTCTCGGCACTGACTGAGGAACGATGGTTGATCCCCCACGCAATCCCCCTTTCCTCCCGCCGTCCCTTTCATGATGAAACCCCGCAAAGGAATTGTTCTTGCCGGGGGGTCGGGCACCCGCCTCTACCCCCTCACCATCGCGGTCAGCAAGCAGCTGATGCCAGTCTACGACAAGCCGATGATCTACTACCCGATCTCGGTCCTCATGCTGGCCGATATCCGTGAGATCCTCATTATCTCGACCCCGGATGACCTTCCCCTCTTTCAACGCCTTCTCGGGGACGGGTCACAGTTCGGTCTCGCCTTTTCCTATGCCGAGCAACCGCGGCCCGAAGGCCTCGCCCAGGCATTTCACATCGGCGAGGCCTTTCTCGACGGAGCGGCTGCCGCCCTCGTCCTCGGCGACAATCTCTTCTACGGCCACGATTTCGAGTCCGCCCTCCAGGCCGCCTCCCGACACGAGTCCGGAGCGACCATCTTCGGCTATCATGTGTCGAATCCCCGCCAATACGGCGTCGTTTCCTTCGACCGCGACGGCCGGGCGGTTTCCCTCGAGGAAAAGCCCACCCATCCCAAATCCAACTACGCGGTGCCGGGACTTTACTTCTACGATGCGACCGTGACCGAAAAGGCCCGGAACCTGAAACCCTCGGCGCGGGGCGAACTGGAGATCACCGATCTGAACCGCCTCTACCTCGAAGCCGGAAACCTCCGGGTCGAACGATTCGGCCGGGGCATCGCCTGGCTTGACACCGGAACCCATGACTCCCTGACCGATGCCGCCAATTTCGTTCAGGTCATCGAGAACCGGCAGGGGCTCAAGATCGCCTGTCTCGAGGAAATCGCTTTTGACCGGAAGTGGATCGATGCCGACGTCCTCAGCGCCCAGGTGCGACGGCACGGCAAATCAAGCTACGGCGAATACCTCGGCAACCTGCTCAACCGCGGCGGCTCCTGACCCGCGCTTTTTCCGATCTTGAACATCCTCTTCGCCAACTACGGCGATTTCGCCACCAACAGTCTCAACCATATCGCCGGCTTCGCCAACGAGTTGTGCCGGCTCGGGCACGATTGCCTGGTCGCCGTCCCGAAGAATACCGATTCTGTCCGATTACTGCCGGATCCCCTCTTCGTTCCCGCCGGTTTCGACCATGTCCTCCGGGTGCCCAACCACTTTCCCGATTCCCGGCCGGCCGACCTGATCCATGCCTGGACTCCCCGCGAAGGCGTCCGCCTTTTTGTCGAGGCCTATCAGAGACAATATTCTGCTCCGGTCGTCGTTCACCTCGAGGACAATGAGGAGCGGCTGCTCGAGACCTATTACCGCATGAGTTTTGAGGAGCTTCGCCACCGGGTGCCGGCCGAGCTCAACCCCATCTGGACCCGTGACCTGAGCCATCCCAACCGGTTCCGGTCCTTCATTCATCTGGCCGACGGGGCCACCCTGATCACCTCCGCACTCGCCGACTTCCTTGCTCCGGAAACGCCGCGGATCACCCTGAACCCGCCCGTCGACCTCGATTTCTTCGCGCCCCGCCCACCCGATGCACGGTTGCGGCAGAAACTCGGCATCGCCCCCGGTGAAAAGGTCATCGTCTACCATGGATCGGTGACCAGCGCCAACCGGGGCGATCTCCGCAAACTCTACCTCGCGGTCGCCCTACTCAACCGCGATGGCATCCCCACCCGCCTGATCCGGACCGGCTACAATGATCCGGGTTTTGTCGGATCATTCGGCTACGATACCGGGAGCCAGGTGATCGACCTGGGCTTTGTCGACCGACGCGAACTCCCGCCGCTTCTCGCCCTTGCCGATGTCCTCGTCCAGCCCGGATCGGACGATTCCTTCAATCACTACCGACTCCCGAGCAAGATACCGGAGTTTCTCGCCTCCGGACGTCCGGTCATCGTTCCCGCGACCAACCTCGGACTGCAGCTGGTCCATGAGGAGGACGCCCTCCTTCTCCGGACCGGCAGCCCGCTCGAGATCGCCGCAGCCTGTCGCCGCGTTTTTTCGGAGCCCGATCTGGCGGCCCGTCTCTCCGGCAACGCCGTGGCGAGAGCCCGGGAGTCCTTTGACCCGGAAAGTGCGGCCGCCGCCCTCGCTGGCTTCTACGAAGCGATCATCCGCAAGCGCGATGCGTCCCCGTGGAAGTCTCTCAAAGGAACCGGTCGCGATCAATTCCACCTTCTCGCCGCAACCGCCTCCGACGCGGCCAGACGACTCGAAACCGGAGGAACGGCCGGCCAAACGGAAATCCTGAAGGAGCTGGCCCATGCCATCGAGGTGGAACGCGAAGATTGGAAGAAGTCCTGCGTCCGGCTTGAATCGGCAAAGGCAAATCTGGAGCAGGTCATCCAGGATCTGACCCAGGGACGCGAAGCCGATCGGCGGGTGATTGAAACCCAGGAAGAACGCATCCTCCTGCTTGGAAAACAGGTGGACGATCTTGATGGACAAGCCCGCGAACTGACCGCCGACCGGGACAATGTCCGCCGGGACGCCGCCGAAGCCCACCGCCTCGGCCGGGAGTGCAGGGAAACCCTCGTCGCCCTGCGCGAGGATCTCATCGCCGCCCGAAAGGAAATCGATCGCCTGGTGGAGCGGGATGCCCGGGTCCGGGCCACCCTGTCATGGCGGATAACCGGCCCGCTTCGCTGGCTCCGGCGACACTTCATCGATCCCTTCACCCGCCGCAAGGGTTGATCATGACCGAGCCCGCTCCGATCGACCCTTTCGCTCCCTACCGCAAGTGGGTGGTCGAGCATGATGAGTGGTCCCCGAAGCGCCAGGGGGACAGTCTGGATCAACTGGCGCAAATGAGGGACCGTCCCCTCATCTCCGTCCTCCTTCCTGTTTACAATCCGCCTACCCGGTTCCTCGAGAAGGCCATCGATTCGGTCCGCAATCAGGTCTACCCCAATTGGGAACTCTGCCTTGCCGACGATGCCTCGACCGATCCCGCAATCCGCGGTGTGATCGAAGATCGGGCCGCGATGGATTCACGAATCCATGTTGTCTACCGGCCACGTAACGGACACATCAGCCGCGCGTCCAACAGCGCCCTCGATCTGGCCAACGGCAGCCATGTCGCCCTTCTCGACCACGACGATGAACTTGCCCCGGACGCTCTTCTCCGGGTCGCCGGGGTGATCGCGGATCACCCCGAAACCGCTGTCATCTACACCGACGAAGACAAGATCGACGAAGAGGGGAACCGTTATGAGGCCTATTTCAAGCCTGACTGGAATCCCGACCTCTTCAACGGCCAGAACCTGATCAGCCATCTCGGCGTTTACCGCCGAGACTGGGTTGAGCGGGTCGGTCGTTTCCGCCCGGGCCTCGAGGGATCCCAGGACTGGGATCTGGCTCTCCGCATCATCGAGCGGATCCACCCCGAACAGATCCGGCATATCGACCGCGTGCTCTACCATTGGCGGGCGATCATGGGGTCGACGGCGCTGGAAATGACCGAGAAAACCTATGCCCTCCATGCCGCCCGGCGGGCCCTGGGCGAGCACCTCGCGCGGACCGGCGTCCAGGGAGAACTCATCCCCGTCCCCGGGGGACACTGGCGTACCCGCTATCCCCTGACATCCATCCCCCTCGTTTCCCTGGTCATCCCGACCCGAAATGCGGGCCGCCTGCTCGAGGCATGCCTCTCCAGCATCCGGGAGAAGACCACCTACCCAGAATACGAAGTCGTCCTGGTCGACCACAATTCCGACGAGGAACGGGCACTTAAGATCCTGGCCGAGGCCCGAGCCGGCTGCACCCGGGTCGTCCGGATGGACGGTCCCTTCAACTTCTCTGCCCTGGTCAATCGCGGAGTGGCCGAAGCCCGCGGGGAATTGGTCTGCCTTCTCAACAACGACATCACGGTCATCACCCCGGACTGGCTGGAGGAAATGGTCAGTCACGCCCTGCGCCCCGGTGTCGGCCCCGTCGGAGCCATGCTCTACTACCCCGACGACACCATCCAGCATGCCGGGGTCGTTCTCGGGGTGGGAGGCGTGGCCAGCCATGCCCACAAGGGATTCGCCCGCGGTTCCGAAGGCATGCTCAACCGCGCCCGTCTCGTCCAGAACTACAGCGCCGTGACCGGAGCCACCCTGCTTGTCCGCCGCGACCTCTACCAGGCGGTCGGTGGATTCGATGAGGTCGACCTGCCGGTCGCCTTTGACGACGTCGATTTCTGCCTGCGCCTCCGGGAACGGGGCTACCGGACCGTCTGGACTCCATTCGCCGAGTTCATTCACCATGAATCCGCCTCCCGCGGGGATGACCTCCGACCGGACCGGGTCGACGCCTTCGCCCGCGAAGTCGCCGTGATGGAGAAACGCTGGGGGCATCTCCTCTACCGGGATCCGGCCTACAATCGCAACCTGACCTTGCGCAAGGATGACTTTTCTCTCGCGGACTTCCCGAGAAGCGGTGAACGATTCGAATAACCCAACGCGTGGAAGCCACACCCAGAATCACTTTCATCATTCCGGTGTTCAACGGTCTCGAGCTGACCCGTGAATGCCTGCGGACCCTGTCCGAGACCGCGCTTGGTCGGGATCGCGAGATCATCATCGTCGACGACGGAAGCAGCGATGGCACGCGGGAATTTCTGACGACAATCGATCGCCCCGACACCCGGATTATTCTCAACGAGAAGAACCTCGGCTATGCCGGTGCCAACAATGCCGCCGGGCGGATCGCTCGAGGTGAGTTTCTCTGCCTGATCAACAATGATCTCGTCTTCGAACCGGGTTGGCTGGAACCGATGCTCGACGCGTTCGCGCAGGATCCCGAAGTCGGCATTGTCGGCAATATCCAAACCGCCTTCGCCACCGGCGCCCTCGATCATGCCGGCATCTTCATCGCTCTCGACGGCAAACCCCATCACCTGCGAAAAGCCGGCCTGACCCGTAGATGGTGCACCACCACCTCGGTCGCGGCCGTGACCGGCGCCTGCCTGATGATCCGGCGGTCGGATTTTCTGGAGCTCGGCGGTTTTGATGAGCAGTTCGTCAATGGAGCCGAGGATGTCGACCTCTGCTTCCAGATGACGGCGCGGAATCGGCGCATCGTGGTTGCCAACCGGAGCCGCATCCGCCACCACGTCGGTGCCTCCCGGCTCCCGGGAATACAGGATGAGGAGAACTGCCGTCGTCTTTTTGCCAAGTGGCCCGACCACCTCGCCCGACTCGGGGCCCAAAAATGGCCCGCTCACCACCTGGATTCGGTTTTCCACAGAAGAGTCCGGTTCCGACCCGGTCTTTTCCTGACCGCACTTGCTCAGGCCATGGGTCTGCGATCCGAGCCCGGAAAGGAGAGCCTGGCCCTCGTCCGTCAGAAAATGGGGGTCACCGAGGATCATTGGCAGGTACAACTGGGCGGCGGTGTCGGACGCGACAAACCTTCCCTCCTCCGGGAGTTTCAGTACGAGGGATTCCACTCCTCAGAGGTCGAGGGAGCCACCTGGATCAAGGAAAACGCCCGGGTCACCCTTCCGGCCGGCATTCCCGTCGGCAGCATGTATGTCCGCGGCCTGGTTCTTCCCGCTCCCACCGGCGTGAAACAGGCCCGGGGCCGCCTCGGAATCCGCCTCATCATGGATGACACCTCGATCGCCACCCTGCGATCGATCCCGACCGGGCCATTCATCGCCGAGGTCGAGAGGGAATTTCTGGACGAAGATTCGTCCTCCGTTCTGGAAATCCAGCTCATCGGGACAGGGTGGAGCAACGCCCTCGCCTATTTCGGGCGCGTGACCGCAACCTGGCCCCTGCCCGCCCGGCTCCATGAGACTCTTCAGGGATTTCGACCGCAACCCCTCAACCAACGGCTTCAGATCACCCGCATCGGTGTGAACGGTGAGGACGTCCTCGACTTCGCCAGGCCGAATTCCCCGTTCGTCTACGACTTTGCCCAGCGCCATACCCAACTGGGAATCAACCTGGTGGGCTGGTTCGCAGGAGAACTCGGGGTCGGCGAATCCGTCCGCTGCGCCGCCAAGGCCATCGACGCCGCCAAGATCCCTCACGCCCTCGTCGATTGCCGGCTCAATTGCCTCGCCGCCCAGGGGGACACCACTTACCGGTCCCGTATCCAGGGAGACAATCCCTATCCGATCAACATCTTCCATATCGATGCTCCGCAGTCGGCGGATATCGACCACCACCACGGGCCGGATTTCCGCAGCAATCGCTACAACATCGCCTACTGGGCCTGGGAACTCCCCGAATTTCCCGATGGGTGGATACGCTATTTCAAGTTCTTCGACGAGGTCTGGACACCGAGCCGCTTCACCTCCGAAGCGATCGGCCGGAAATCGCCGCTGCCCGTCCTGACGATGCCGCACGTCATCGATTTCGCTAAGCCGGCCGGTGGTTCACGGCATCGAATGGGCCTTCCGGAGGATCGCTTCCTTTTCCTGATGATGTACGACCTGAACAGCTATCAGGAGCGCAAAAACCCTCGGGCGGTTATCGAGGCCTACACCCGTGCCTTCAATTCCGGGGCCGAAGACGTCGGCCTGGTGGTGAAAGTCCACGGCCTCAAGGGCAACGAAGCCGCCTTCGCCGAACTCACGGAGGCCGTCGCCCCACTCTCCGGTGTCCACCTGATCGCCGAAACCCTCGCCCGCGCTTCCGTTTACGACTTGATCGCCGCCTGCGATTGTTTTGTCTCCCTCCACCGTTCCGAGGGGTTCGGGCTCGGAGTGGCCGAAGCCATGTTTCTGGAGAAGCCCGTCATCTCGACCGACTGGTCGGCCACCGCCGAGTTTGTCAATCCCGGCAACGGCTGTCCCGTCAACTTCCGCCTGATCGAACTCGAGCGCTCCATCGGCCCCTACGGCAAGGGCCAGATCTGGGCCGATCCCGACATCGATCACGCCGCCGGGTTCATGCGCCAGGTCGCCGCCAATCCCATCCTGTGCCGGGAACTCGGATACAACGCCCGTCAGACCATCCTCCGGTTGTTCGCGCCGCAGGTTATCGGCGGCCTTTACGAGCAGCGGCTTCGCGCCATCACTCTGTGGTAGGCTCGGCTGGGCCGAGCAGATTCAGTTCGATCTGCTCGATCCGGTAAAGGATCATGCGTTCATCCTGCCAGGAGGCCGCCACCGGCGCGGTCGGACTCTCGAAAGTGATC
This sequence is a window from Opitutaceae bacterium. Protein-coding genes within it:
- a CDS encoding sugar nucleotide-binding protein, yielding MILLLGGSGYVGQAFQHFLQDQGIAFTSLSRSSVDYTRREILLSTLRSGKPDFLINCAGYTGKPNVDACEDDKAACLFGNAVLPGIIAEACRETGTPWGQVSSGCIYNHRRADGAGFTETDAPNFSFRTNNCSFYSGTKALGEEILAGDDNCYVWRLRIPFNEVDSPRNYLTKLMRYDRLLKADNSLSQLDEFVRACWECWARRVPAGVYNMTNPGHVTTEEVVDLIRASGVCDKTFSFFDDESEFMQKAARTPRSNCVLDTSKLAATGIRMTEVHQAVEQALKNWRTA
- a CDS encoding glycosyltransferase family 1 protein; amino-acid sequence: MATPNPSSEKSFPTNSPLIFLSAGHTAHARENTGIQRVTRSLARELQESGLQIELIEWVPSKRRFVILDDTARRNLARDGGPPFTPLNDLLNRVLPDLTGSVSGATFEGGRSSTAFPSLGDERIHQFEQIVQSIRHPIPAVPRLIDHLPIPRSGRRSLRRGLRRVINFAVQVRDRRRIRRYTRELVALRRLYDRMTRQIVRLTQLQKDRAFNLAAMERDAWRYKQTRDSLARAQDEAAGSPAPPQDPKESSMIPPGTGIHRPPANQGELYSLAMRLDSGRFNPPKGSWIVVPELMKPDEMKGVVRYCRRRHLKLAVIFHDAIAVTHPELVSESIRQGHADYMRHLCRADRILAVSRQSAEDLEAFARDRQIALPAISICANGASFQGKLDFQDPPPFPPIRAICVGTIDPRKNHRTLLSALERIHRDHPELDLRFTLIGNAYSGAEDLVELVHAATRRLPGLSWLQGVSDDALIEAYRSAHFTVFPSLLEGFGLPVLESIWHGRPCICSHTGATAEHATGGGCLPVDVTDPEALAGAIIRLAGDHALRQRLTEEAKSRLVRTWKDQAIDLVEHLQPERPTAQPEVAETDFQRP
- the rfbB gene encoding dTDP-glucose 4,6-dehydratase, which encodes MNILVTGGCGFIGSNLVRYLLTATDGAATRVVNLDLLTYAGNPTSLADLAGRPDYRFVKGDIGDQELVGRLLRDNRIDLVLNLAAESHVDRSIDSPEPFIRTNVTGTLGLLEAVRHYLRDLDPAAREAFRLLHVSTDEVYGSLGPDDPSFCETTAYAPNSPYAASKASADHLVRAYHHTYGLPFLTTNCSNNYGPYQFPEKLIPLMILNALEGKPLPVYGDGANVRDWLYVGDHCSALWLVARQGRPGQTYNIGGACEHPNITIVNTLCRLLDQRRPRPEGPYTDLIKYVKDRPGHDRRYAVDFGKLHRELGWAPTRTLETGLAETVDWYLGHQEWCADISENRYQRQRLGTD
- the rfbA gene encoding glucose-1-phosphate thymidylyltransferase RfbA, coding for MKPRKGIVLAGGSGTRLYPLTIAVSKQLMPVYDKPMIYYPISVLMLADIREILIISTPDDLPLFQRLLGDGSQFGLAFSYAEQPRPEGLAQAFHIGEAFLDGAAAALVLGDNLFYGHDFESALQAASRHESGATIFGYHVSNPRQYGVVSFDRDGRAVSLEEKPTHPKSNYAVPGLYFYDATVTEKARNLKPSARGELEITDLNRLYLEAGNLRVERFGRGIAWLDTGTHDSLTDAANFVQVIENRQGLKIACLEEIAFDRKWIDADVLSAQVRRHGKSSYGEYLGNLLNRGGS
- a CDS encoding glycosyltransferase, producing the protein MNILFANYGDFATNSLNHIAGFANELCRLGHDCLVAVPKNTDSVRLLPDPLFVPAGFDHVLRVPNHFPDSRPADLIHAWTPREGVRLFVEAYQRQYSAPVVVHLEDNEERLLETYYRMSFEELRHRVPAELNPIWTRDLSHPNRFRSFIHLADGATLITSALADFLAPETPRITLNPPVDLDFFAPRPPDARLRQKLGIAPGEKVIVYHGSVTSANRGDLRKLYLAVALLNRDGIPTRLIRTGYNDPGFVGSFGYDTGSQVIDLGFVDRRELPPLLALADVLVQPGSDDSFNHYRLPSKIPEFLASGRPVIVPATNLGLQLVHEEDALLLRTGSPLEIAAACRRVFSEPDLAARLSGNAVARARESFDPESAAAALAGFYEAIIRKRDASPWKSLKGTGRDQFHLLAATASDAARRLETGGTAGQTEILKELAHAIEVEREDWKKSCVRLESAKANLEQVIQDLTQGREADRRVIETQEERILLLGKQVDDLDGQARELTADRDNVRRDAAEAHRLGRECRETLVALREDLIAARKEIDRLVERDARVRATLSWRITGPLRWLRRHFIDPFTRRKG
- a CDS encoding glycosyltransferase family 2 protein, coding for MTEPAPIDPFAPYRKWVVEHDEWSPKRQGDSLDQLAQMRDRPLISVLLPVYNPPTRFLEKAIDSVRNQVYPNWELCLADDASTDPAIRGVIEDRAAMDSRIHVVYRPRNGHISRASNSALDLANGSHVALLDHDDELAPDALLRVAGVIADHPETAVIYTDEDKIDEEGNRYEAYFKPDWNPDLFNGQNLISHLGVYRRDWVERVGRFRPGLEGSQDWDLALRIIERIHPEQIRHIDRVLYHWRAIMGSTALEMTEKTYALHAARRALGEHLARTGVQGELIPVPGGHWRTRYPLTSIPLVSLVIPTRNAGRLLEACLSSIREKTTYPEYEVVLVDHNSDEERALKILAEARAGCTRVVRMDGPFNFSALVNRGVAEARGELVCLLNNDITVITPDWLEEMVSHALRPGVGPVGAMLYYPDDTIQHAGVVLGVGGVASHAHKGFARGSEGMLNRARLVQNYSAVTGATLLVRRDLYQAVGGFDEVDLPVAFDDVDFCLRLRERGYRTVWTPFAEFIHHESASRGDDLRPDRVDAFAREVAVMEKRWGHLLYRDPAYNRNLTLRKDDFSLADFPRSGERFE
- a CDS encoding glycosyltransferase, encoding MEATPRITFIIPVFNGLELTRECLRTLSETALGRDREIIIVDDGSSDGTREFLTTIDRPDTRIILNEKNLGYAGANNAAGRIARGEFLCLINNDLVFEPGWLEPMLDAFAQDPEVGIVGNIQTAFATGALDHAGIFIALDGKPHHLRKAGLTRRWCTTTSVAAVTGACLMIRRSDFLELGGFDEQFVNGAEDVDLCFQMTARNRRIVVANRSRIRHHVGASRLPGIQDEENCRRLFAKWPDHLARLGAQKWPAHHLDSVFHRRVRFRPGLFLTALAQAMGLRSEPGKESLALVRQKMGVTEDHWQVQLGGGVGRDKPSLLREFQYEGFHSSEVEGATWIKENARVTLPAGIPVGSMYVRGLVLPAPTGVKQARGRLGIRLIMDDTSIATLRSIPTGPFIAEVEREFLDEDSSSVLEIQLIGTGWSNALAYFGRVTATWPLPARLHETLQGFRPQPLNQRLQITRIGVNGEDVLDFARPNSPFVYDFAQRHTQLGINLVGWFAGELGVGESVRCAAKAIDAAKIPHALVDCRLNCLAAQGDTTYRSRIQGDNPYPINIFHIDAPQSADIDHHHGPDFRSNRYNIAYWAWELPEFPDGWIRYFKFFDEVWTPSRFTSEAIGRKSPLPVLTMPHVIDFAKPAGGSRHRMGLPEDRFLFLMMYDLNSYQERKNPRAVIEAYTRAFNSGAEDVGLVVKVHGLKGNEAAFAELTEAVAPLSGVHLIAETLARASVYDLIAACDCFVSLHRSEGFGLGVAEAMFLEKPVISTDWSATAEFVNPGNGCPVNFRLIELERSIGPYGKGQIWADPDIDHAAGFMRQVAANPILCRELGYNARQTILRLFAPQVIGGLYEQRLRAITLW